The Tachyglossus aculeatus isolate mTacAcu1 chromosome 4, mTacAcu1.pri, whole genome shotgun sequence genome contains a region encoding:
- the GRPEL1 gene encoding grpE protein homolog 1, mitochondrial isoform X2 translates to MASQCMVLVRRAVPAVALSVRASPRLLCTATKQKNSGQHLEEDSNPSEQKPEPGSAEKALIEEKVKLEEQLRETEKYKRALADTENLRQRSQKMVDEAKLYGIQGFCKDLLEVADILEKATESVPQEAIKEENPHLKSLYEGLVMTEVQIQKVFRKHGLLKLNPVGARFDPYEHEALFHTPVEGREPGTVALVTKAGYKLHGRTLRPALVGVAKEA, encoded by the exons GGCTTCCCCACGGCTGCTCTGCACGGCCACAAAACAGAAAAACAGCGGGCAGCATTTGGAAGAGGACTCAAACCCCAGCGAACAGAAGCCCGAACCCGGCTCCGCGGAGAAGGCGCTCATCGAAGAGAAGGTCAAGCTAGAAGAACAGCTCAGAGAAACG GAGAAGTATAAGCGGGCTCTGGCGGACACCGAGAATTTGCGACAGAGGAGCCAGAAGATGGTAGACGAGGCCAAACTGTACG GCATCCAGGGTTTCTGCAAGGACTTATTAGAAGTCGCCGACATTTTGGAGAAGGCGACCGAGAGCGTTCCCCAAGAGGCAATTAAGGAGGAGAACCCTCACTTGAAAAGCCTGTACGAGGGCCTCGTGATGACCGAGGTGCAGATCCAGAAGGTGTTCCGGAAGCACGGCCTGCTGAAGCTCAACCCGGTGGGGGCCCGGTTCGACCCGTACGAACACGAAGCCCTGTTCCACACGCCGGTGGAGGGCAGGGAGCCCGGCACGGTGGCCCTGGTCACCAAAGCCGGGTACAAACTGCACGGGCGAACCCTGAGACCCGCCTTAGTCGGGGTGGCCAAGGAGGCGTAG
- the GRPEL1 gene encoding grpE protein homolog 1, mitochondrial isoform X1, translating into MASQCMVLVRRAVPAVALSVRASPRLLCTATKQKNSGQHLEEDSNPSEQKPEPGSAEKALIEEKVKLEEQLRETVEKYKRALADTENLRQRSQKMVDEAKLYGIQGFCKDLLEVADILEKATESVPQEAIKEENPHLKSLYEGLVMTEVQIQKVFRKHGLLKLNPVGARFDPYEHEALFHTPVEGREPGTVALVTKAGYKLHGRTLRPALVGVAKEA; encoded by the exons GGCTTCCCCACGGCTGCTCTGCACGGCCACAAAACAGAAAAACAGCGGGCAGCATTTGGAAGAGGACTCAAACCCCAGCGAACAGAAGCCCGAACCCGGCTCCGCGGAGAAGGCGCTCATCGAAGAGAAGGTCAAGCTAGAAGAACAGCTCAGAGAAACGGTG GAGAAGTATAAGCGGGCTCTGGCGGACACCGAGAATTTGCGACAGAGGAGCCAGAAGATGGTAGACGAGGCCAAACTGTACG GCATCCAGGGTTTCTGCAAGGACTTATTAGAAGTCGCCGACATTTTGGAGAAGGCGACCGAGAGCGTTCCCCAAGAGGCAATTAAGGAGGAGAACCCTCACTTGAAAAGCCTGTACGAGGGCCTCGTGATGACCGAGGTGCAGATCCAGAAGGTGTTCCGGAAGCACGGCCTGCTGAAGCTCAACCCGGTGGGGGCCCGGTTCGACCCGTACGAACACGAAGCCCTGTTCCACACGCCGGTGGAGGGCAGGGAGCCCGGCACGGTGGCCCTGGTCACCAAAGCCGGGTACAAACTGCACGGGCGAACCCTGAGACCCGCCTTAGTCGGGGTGGCCAAGGAGGCGTAG